A genomic segment from Halomonas sp. TA22 encodes:
- the metF gene encoding methylenetetrahydrofolate reductase [NAD(P)H] has product MSVQEHPLGISFEFFPPNTEAGREKLMGVRDALAKRGPRFFSVTYGAGGSTQARTTQTVKAVRESGINTAPHLSCIGSDKGELRELLSHYREEGINSLVALRGDLPSGMGGIGELRYANELVEFIREESGDHFEIAVAAYPECHPQAPSFERDLENFASKVKAGANIAITQYFFNADAYFHFVERAQRLGVEVPIIPGIMPITNYTKLARFSDACGADIPRWIRKQLEAYGDDSESIQAFGKEVISRLSQRLLDGGAPGLHFYTLNQADATLKVLDNLS; this is encoded by the coding sequence ATGAGTGTACAAGAGCATCCGCTGGGCATCAGTTTCGAGTTCTTTCCCCCCAATACCGAGGCGGGGCGGGAGAAGCTGATGGGCGTGCGCGATGCCTTGGCCAAGCGCGGCCCGCGCTTCTTCTCGGTGACCTACGGTGCCGGCGGCTCGACCCAGGCACGCACCACCCAGACGGTGAAAGCAGTACGCGAAAGCGGCATCAACACCGCCCCGCACCTTTCGTGCATCGGCAGCGACAAGGGCGAGCTTCGCGAACTGCTCTCGCACTACCGCGAGGAGGGCATCAACAGTCTGGTGGCGCTGCGCGGCGACTTGCCATCGGGCATGGGCGGCATCGGCGAGCTGCGCTACGCCAACGAGCTGGTCGAATTCATCCGCGAGGAGAGCGGCGATCACTTCGAGATCGCCGTGGCGGCCTATCCGGAGTGCCACCCTCAGGCGCCGAGCTTCGAGCGGGATCTGGAGAATTTCGCGAGCAAGGTGAAGGCGGGGGCCAATATCGCCATCACCCAGTATTTCTTCAACGCCGACGCCTACTTCCATTTCGTCGAGCGGGCCCAGCGCCTGGGTGTCGAGGTGCCGATCATTCCCGGCATCATGCCGATCACCAACTACACCAAGCTGGCGCGCTTCTCCGATGCCTGCGGTGCGGATATCCCGCGCTGGATCCGCAAGCAGCTAGAGGCCTATGGCGACGACAGCGAGAGTATCCAGGCCTTCGGTAAAGAGGTGATCTCGCGACTCTCCCAGCGTCTGCTCGATGGCGGCGCACCGGGCCTGCACTTCTATACGCTCAACCAGGCCGATGCCACTCTGAAGGTGCTCGATAACCTGAGCTGA
- a CDS encoding superoxide dismutase family protein has protein sequence MKRNAITLGVAAATTLLLAGAVQAEQEANDQSEQNGQHEEYYLVDIHWIEEEGIGEQIGTMRVEDSEHGLLLTPDLSDMPPGIYGFHVHENPSCEAGEDDDDDMMAGQQAGSHYDPEDTGSHQGPYGEGHLGDLPVLAVNEEGEANIPVLAPRLSLSDLDERSLMIHEGGDTYADEPTDGGGGGRMACGIVIFQ, from the coding sequence ATGAAGCGTAATGCCATCACCCTCGGGGTTGCTGCCGCCACGACACTGCTGCTGGCCGGTGCCGTACAGGCCGAGCAGGAGGCAAATGACCAGAGCGAGCAGAACGGTCAGCATGAAGAGTATTACCTGGTCGACATTCACTGGATCGAGGAGGAGGGGATCGGTGAGCAGATCGGGACCATGCGCGTCGAGGATAGTGAGCATGGTCTGCTCTTGACCCCCGATCTCAGCGACATGCCTCCTGGGATATATGGTTTCCATGTCCACGAGAACCCCAGCTGTGAAGCGGGGGAGGATGACGACGACGACATGATGGCCGGACAGCAGGCTGGGAGTCACTACGATCCCGAGGATACCGGCAGTCACCAGGGACCCTATGGCGAAGGGCATCTCGGCGATCTGCCGGTACTGGCGGTGAACGAGGAGGGCGAGGCCAATATCCCGGTGCTGGCACCTCGTCTGAGCCTGAGTGATCTCGACGAGCGCAGCCTGATGATCCACGAAGGGGGCGATACCTACGCCGACGAGCCCACCGATGGCGGCGGCGGCGGGCGCATGGCCTGCGGTATCGTCATCTTCCAGTAG
- a CDS encoding TRAP transporter permease, with protein sequence MSNTPDNHHPAAVPAASSSAKEAEQILAEGVDAEVIEANRRLFTGWQWALFATLAVVYSLFHLVTLNVLPMETWSYRIIHVSGALILGFGLYTGARFATDSRSTAARWQTVLSVLLLLIAGYALLQTFLIWRTIAGGAMRIEPHIEAWHYGYPLMLATAASIVLSWTYRQVRDKFPLPDLVLMVCALASAGYLLIIYNTPLRMSTGTSFAPMGISYAAIAGSLLILELTRRVTGNALVIITGIFLAYVFAGPYLPGFLGYPGLSLGRFFSQVYTDIGVLGQTTAVSSTYIILFIIFAAFLQASKVGDYFVNFAFAAAGRARGGPAKVSIFASGLMGMINGTSAGNVVSTGSLTIPLMKKVGYTGRSAGAIEAAASSGGQIMPPIMGAGAFIMAEITGIPYREIAVAALIPAALYFLSVYCMVDFEAAKKGMRGMRKDEIPQFRRLVKHAYLFAPILILIGALFMGYSVIRAGTLATASAAVVSWISPNKMGPLAILRALQLASSMAIQIIAVCACAGLIVGVISLTGVGARFSSLLLGLAGVSQLLALFFAMCISIMLGMGMPTTAAYAVAASVVAPGLINIGIQPLVAHFFVFYFAVMSAITPPVALASYAAAGISGANAMQTSVTSFKIGLAAFIVPFMFFYSPALLMEGTGMQILRVAITASLGIIMLAGAVQAWMFGPVKLFARVGLTIGALFLIYGGIYTDLAGLAIGVGIVVLQRSLNSGNNDKATVKP encoded by the coding sequence ATGAGCAACACCCCCGACAATCACCACCCGGCTGCCGTACCCGCCGCTTCGTCCAGTGCCAAGGAGGCCGAACAGATCCTGGCCGAGGGCGTCGACGCCGAGGTCATCGAGGCCAACCGCCGCCTGTTCACCGGCTGGCAGTGGGCGCTGTTCGCGACGCTTGCCGTCGTCTATTCCCTCTTCCATCTGGTGACGCTCAACGTCCTGCCGATGGAGACCTGGTCATACCGCATCATTCACGTATCAGGTGCATTGATCCTTGGCTTCGGCCTGTATACCGGCGCCCGCTTCGCCACCGACAGTCGCTCCACTGCCGCCAGGTGGCAGACGGTGCTGAGCGTGCTGCTACTATTGATCGCTGGCTACGCCCTGCTGCAGACCTTCCTGATCTGGCGCACCATCGCCGGCGGTGCCATGCGCATCGAGCCGCATATCGAGGCCTGGCACTATGGTTACCCGCTGATGCTCGCCACCGCCGCGAGCATCGTGCTGTCGTGGACCTATCGCCAAGTGCGCGATAAGTTCCCGCTGCCCGACCTGGTGCTGATGGTGTGCGCACTCGCCAGTGCCGGCTACCTGCTGATCATCTACAACACCCCGCTGCGCATGTCGACCGGCACCTCCTTCGCGCCGATGGGCATCTCCTATGCAGCGATCGCAGGATCACTGCTGATTCTCGAGCTGACCCGCCGCGTCACTGGCAATGCACTGGTGATCATCACCGGGATCTTTCTGGCCTACGTCTTCGCCGGGCCTTACCTGCCGGGCTTCCTCGGCTATCCGGGACTTTCGCTTGGCCGCTTCTTCAGCCAGGTCTATACCGACATCGGCGTGCTTGGCCAGACCACTGCGGTCTCCTCGACCTACATCATCCTGTTCATCATCTTCGCCGCCTTCCTGCAGGCATCGAAGGTCGGTGACTACTTCGTCAACTTCGCCTTCGCCGCCGCCGGCCGAGCGCGTGGCGGCCCGGCCAAGGTCTCGATCTTCGCTTCGGGCTTGATGGGCATGATCAACGGCACCTCGGCAGGCAACGTGGTCTCCACCGGCTCGCTGACCATCCCGTTGATGAAGAAAGTCGGCTATACCGGCCGCAGTGCAGGCGCCATCGAAGCCGCCGCCTCCTCAGGTGGCCAGATCATGCCGCCGATCATGGGCGCTGGCGCCTTCATCATGGCTGAGATCACCGGTATCCCTTACCGTGAGATCGCCGTGGCGGCACTGATCCCTGCCGCACTCTACTTCCTCTCGGTCTACTGCATGGTCGACTTCGAGGCGGCCAAGAAGGGCATGCGCGGCATGCGCAAGGACGAGATTCCGCAGTTCCGGCGCCTGGTCAAGCACGCCTACCTGTTCGCACCGATCCTGATCCTGATCGGTGCGCTGTTCATGGGCTATTCGGTGATTCGTGCAGGCACCCTGGCAACGGCCTCGGCAGCGGTGGTGAGCTGGATTTCGCCCAACAAGATGGGCCCGCTGGCGATTCTTCGGGCGCTGCAACTGGCCAGCAGCATGGCCATCCAGATCATTGCCGTGTGTGCCTGCGCAGGCCTGATCGTCGGGGTGATCTCGCTGACCGGTGTCGGCGCGCGCTTCTCGTCGCTGCTACTGGGCCTGGCCGGGGTCAGCCAGCTGCTGGCGCTGTTCTTCGCCATGTGCATCAGCATCATGCTGGGCATGGGTATGCCAACCACGGCGGCCTATGCGGTGGCTGCCTCGGTGGTCGCGCCTGGCTTGATCAACATCGGTATTCAGCCGCTGGTGGCGCACTTCTTCGTCTTCTACTTCGCGGTGATGTCGGCGATCACGCCACCGGTAGCGCTCGCCTCTTATGCCGCGGCGGGGATATCCGGGGCCAATGCCATGCAGACCTCGGTGACGTCGTTCAAGATCGGCCTGGCCGCCTTCATCGTGCCATTCATGTTCTTCTATAGTCCGGCCCTGCTGATGGAAGGTACCGGCATGCAGATCCTGCGCGTAGCGATCACCGCATCGCTGGGCATCATCATGCTGGCAGGTGCCGTGCAGGCATGGATGTTCGGTCCGGTCAAACTGTTCGCCCGGGTGGGACTAACGATCGGCGCGCTGTTCCTGATCTATGGTGGCATCTATACCGACCTGGCTGGCCTTGCCATCGGCGTCGGCATCGTCGTACTGCAACGCAGCCTCAATTCAGGCAACAACGACAAGGCCACCGTCAAGCCGTAG
- a CDS encoding TAXI family TRAP transporter solute-binding subunit yields MTAHKHTSPTTARRCAIALASTAMMGGLLVATGASAESDRSGWPSNFTIGTASQGGTFYIYGSGWANLIADELGNISGGGEVTGGPTQNLALVHNGDLAFGMTTMGPAADAMKGESPLAPGVVMDNACAMFPMYETPFSVTALANSGIASISEIPDGARIGFGPAGSTSDVYFPAILEELGVNFQRRNGGWSDLGGQLQDGLLDVIAFAAGVPIPAVSQLEVETNVNILEFTEEEQAQIIEAFPVSEYMIPAATYETLQEDARAVSMWNFAFARCDLPEDFIYEVTRITMENNDRMRSIHRSAETSIPENVTYNTVMPFHPGAARWFNENGYEISEDMIR; encoded by the coding sequence ATGACAGCTCACAAGCACACATCGCCAACTACCGCTCGCCGCTGCGCCATCGCTCTGGCCTCCACGGCCATGATGGGTGGTCTGCTGGTCGCGACCGGCGCCAGCGCCGAGTCCGACCGCTCCGGCTGGCCGTCCAACTTCACCATCGGCACCGCAAGCCAGGGCGGTACCTTCTATATCTATGGCTCCGGCTGGGCCAACCTGATTGCCGATGAGCTGGGCAATATTTCAGGTGGCGGTGAGGTCACCGGCGGCCCCACCCAGAACCTGGCACTGGTCCACAATGGTGATCTGGCCTTCGGCATGACCACCATGGGTCCCGCCGCCGATGCCATGAAGGGTGAAAGCCCGCTGGCCCCGGGCGTGGTGATGGACAACGCCTGCGCCATGTTCCCGATGTACGAGACCCCCTTCTCGGTCACGGCCCTTGCCAACTCCGGCATTGCCTCGATCTCTGAGATCCCCGACGGGGCTCGCATCGGCTTCGGTCCTGCCGGCTCGACCTCCGACGTCTACTTCCCTGCGATCCTTGAAGAGCTCGGCGTCAACTTCCAGCGCCGTAACGGTGGCTGGTCCGACCTGGGCGGCCAGCTGCAGGATGGCCTGCTCGACGTCATCGCCTTCGCTGCGGGCGTGCCGATCCCGGCGGTCAGCCAGCTCGAGGTCGAGACCAACGTCAACATCCTCGAGTTCACCGAAGAGGAGCAGGCACAGATCATCGAAGCCTTCCCGGTCTCCGAGTACATGATTCCGGCCGCGACCTACGAGACCCTGCAGGAGGACGCTCGCGCCGTCTCCATGTGGAACTTCGCCTTTGCCCGTTGTGACCTGCCGGAAGACTTCATCTACGAAGTGACCCGCATCACCATGGAGAACAACGATCGCATGCGCTCCATCCACCGCAGCGCCGAAACATCCATCCCCGAGAACGTCACCTATAACACCGTGATGCCGTTCCACCCGGGTGCGGCGCGCTGGTTCAACGAGAACGGCTATGAAATCTCCGAAGACATGATCCGCTAA
- a CDS encoding YheV family putative zinc ribbon protein has translation MVVAKRFIAGAVCPRCASMDRIRTWEQHGIRYRDCVSCDFFEQLPIEEETPAELETRVNRIRQSQQRNDIQAVKILDPKRK, from the coding sequence ATGGTTGTCGCCAAACGCTTTATCGCCGGTGCCGTGTGCCCACGTTGTGCCAGCATGGATCGTATCCGCACCTGGGAGCAGCACGGCATACGCTACCGTGACTGCGTCAGTTGCGATTTCTTCGAACAGCTGCCGATCGAAGAGGAGACACCGGCGGAGCTGGAAACACGGGTCAACCGCATCCGCCAGTCTCAGCAGCGCAACGATATCCAGGCAGTGAAGATTCTCGATCCCAAACGCAAGTGA
- the prlC gene encoding oligopeptidase A — translation MSRNPLLESHTLPPFSAIQPEHVVPAIERLLDENRTAIERLAERAGQGSPSWETLAAPLEALNDRLSQAWSPVSHLNSTMNSEPLREAYQACLAKLSEYSTWLGQNEGLFQAYQKLKDSPAYARLDVAQRRSVDNTLRDFRLAGVDLPEQDKRRYGEIQARLSALANDFSNHVLDATQAWHKDIDDEATLKGLPQSALDTLRANAEAKGLTGYRITLDFPSFYPVVSYADNRELRREVYTAFVTRASDQGPNAGQFDNASNIEELLALRRELAELLGFASYADYSLSTKMAESPQQVLDFLNGLAGRAHPQAKQEFDELAAYARDELGLETLEPWDVGYASEKLREARYAISQEQLRPYFPAPRVIDGLFKVVETLYQVQFEEDESAPRYHPDVRYFQILEQGEPIAGFYLDLYAREGKRGGAWMDECRVRRRHEDGRIQLPVAYLTCNFTRPVGGKPALLTHDEVTTLFHEFGHGLHHMLTKQQVADVSGINGVAWDAVELPSQFMENFCWEREGLDMIAGHVNTGAKLPNELLERLQAAKNFQSAMGMVRQIEFSLFDFRLHHELASPNASDVQALLDDVRDRLSVVPRAEFSRFQNSFSHIFAGGYAAGYYSYKWAEVLSADAYSAFEDAGIFDAETGLRFRREILEQGGARDAAELFRAFRGREPSVDALLRHSGIRAA, via the coding sequence ATGTCCCGCAATCCCCTGCTCGAAAGCCATACGCTGCCGCCCTTCTCTGCCATCCAGCCCGAGCATGTGGTGCCGGCCATCGAGCGGCTGCTGGACGAGAACCGTACCGCCATCGAGCGACTCGCCGAGCGTGCCGGCCAAGGTTCGCCCAGCTGGGAAACCCTGGCCGCACCGCTGGAGGCGCTCAACGACCGTCTTTCCCAGGCCTGGTCGCCGGTATCTCATCTCAATAGCACCATGAATTCCGAGCCGCTGCGCGAAGCCTATCAGGCCTGTCTGGCCAAGCTTTCCGAATACAGCACCTGGCTTGGCCAGAACGAGGGGCTGTTCCAGGCCTACCAGAAACTCAAGGATTCACCGGCCTATGCTCGCCTTGATGTGGCGCAGCGACGCAGCGTGGACAACACCCTGCGCGACTTTCGCCTGGCCGGCGTCGATCTGCCGGAGCAGGACAAGCGCCGTTACGGCGAGATCCAGGCACGCCTCTCCGCGCTTGCCAACGACTTCTCCAACCATGTGCTGGATGCCACCCAGGCGTGGCACAAGGACATCGATGACGAGGCGACGCTTAAGGGGCTACCCCAAAGCGCTCTCGATACGCTCAGGGCCAATGCCGAGGCCAAGGGGCTGACGGGGTATCGCATCACCCTCGACTTCCCGAGCTTCTACCCGGTGGTCAGTTACGCCGACAATCGCGAGCTGCGCCGCGAGGTCTATACCGCCTTCGTCACCCGCGCCTCCGACCAAGGACCGAATGCCGGACAGTTCGACAATGCCTCGAACATTGAGGAGCTCCTGGCGCTGCGCCGTGAGCTTGCCGAGCTGCTCGGTTTTGCCAGTTATGCCGACTACTCACTCTCCACCAAGATGGCCGAATCGCCCCAGCAGGTGCTCGACTTCCTCAATGGCCTGGCCGGACGCGCCCACCCCCAGGCCAAGCAGGAGTTCGACGAGCTTGCCGCCTATGCCCGCGACGAGCTGGGTCTCGAAACGCTGGAGCCATGGGATGTCGGCTATGCCAGCGAAAAGCTGCGCGAGGCGCGCTACGCCATCTCCCAGGAGCAACTACGTCCTTACTTCCCTGCCCCGCGAGTGATCGACGGGCTATTCAAGGTGGTGGAAACGCTCTATCAGGTGCAATTCGAGGAGGACGAGAGCGCCCCGCGCTATCACCCCGATGTGCGCTACTTCCAGATACTTGAGCAGGGTGAGCCGATTGCCGGATTCTATCTCGACCTGTACGCGCGAGAAGGCAAGCGCGGTGGCGCCTGGATGGACGAGTGCCGGGTGCGTCGCCGGCATGAGGATGGCCGCATCCAGCTACCGGTCGCCTACTTGACCTGCAACTTCACCCGTCCGGTAGGAGGCAAGCCGGCGCTGCTCACCCATGACGAGGTCACCACCCTGTTCCACGAGTTCGGCCATGGCCTGCACCACATGCTGACCAAGCAGCAGGTCGCCGATGTTTCCGGCATCAATGGGGTGGCCTGGGATGCGGTGGAGCTACCCAGCCAGTTCATGGAGAACTTCTGCTGGGAGCGCGAAGGGCTCGACATGATCGCCGGGCATGTGAATACCGGCGCCAAGCTGCCCAATGAACTGCTCGAGCGCCTGCAGGCGGCCAAGAACTTCCAGTCGGCCATGGGCATGGTGCGCCAGATCGAGTTCTCGCTGTTCGACTTCCGCCTCCATCATGAGCTGGCCTCGCCCAACGCGAGCGACGTCCAGGCGCTGCTCGACGACGTGCGCGACCGGCTCTCGGTGGTGCCGCGCGCCGAGTTCAGCCGTTTCCAGAACAGCTTCAGCCATATCTTCGCTGGCGGCTATGCAGCAGGCTACTACAGCTACAAGTGGGCCGAGGTGCTCTCGGCCGATGCCTATAGCGCCTTCGAGGATGCCGGCATCTTCGATGCCGAGACCGGCCTGCGCTTCCGCCGCGAGATCCTCGAGCAGGGCGGGGCCCGGGATGCCGCCGAACTGTTCCGCGCCTTCCGGGGTCGCGAACCGAGCGTCGATGCACTGCTTCGTCATAGCGGCATTCGCGCCGCCTGA
- a CDS encoding sodium-dependent transporter, translating to MNETMDRWSSRRAFILAVTGAAVGLGNIWRFPYITGENGGGAFLLLYVAFVLLLGLPIMMAEIMIGRAGRRSPMGSLAHLARQAGGSPHWRWLGLFGAVTVFFILSFYSVVSGWSIEYLIEAVNGDFIGRSPAEIGASFETFLADPLRMAFNHSLFLLMTMSVVAAGVSQGLEKLNNLMMPLLYLLLIVLAIYAVTTDGFVPALVWLFSPDLSAITTGVVLNAMGHAFFTLAVGACALMAYGAYMPDHQSLPKAVGAVAVLDVLVALLAGIAIFSVVFAQGIDPGEGPGLMFVTLPIAFAELPWGSLWLGLFFLLLLLATWTSSINLAEPMVAGLQGWGMRRSRATALVALGVWSVGLLSVLSFSTMAEVHWLAGMNFFELVTTVPSEIFLPIGGLSIAIFAAWVMPREAALNALDAGPRSFRLWRGVLRYVSIPLTLIVLASGLI from the coding sequence ATGAACGAGACAATGGATCGCTGGAGTTCCCGGCGTGCCTTCATTCTGGCGGTGACGGGTGCCGCAGTGGGTCTGGGCAATATCTGGCGTTTTCCCTATATCACCGGTGAAAATGGCGGCGGCGCTTTTTTGCTGCTGTATGTCGCTTTCGTACTGCTGCTGGGGCTACCGATCATGATGGCCGAAATCATGATCGGTCGCGCTGGGCGCCGCAGTCCGATGGGCTCGCTCGCTCACTTGGCACGCCAGGCGGGGGGCAGCCCGCATTGGCGTTGGCTGGGCCTGTTCGGTGCCGTCACGGTATTCTTCATTCTGTCGTTCTACTCCGTGGTGTCGGGCTGGTCCATTGAGTACTTGATCGAGGCGGTCAACGGCGACTTCATCGGTCGCTCTCCAGCCGAGATCGGTGCCAGCTTCGAGACGTTTCTCGCCGACCCGCTGCGCATGGCCTTCAATCATAGCCTGTTTCTGCTGATGACCATGTCGGTGGTGGCCGCTGGCGTCTCCCAGGGCTTGGAGAAGCTCAACAACCTGATGATGCCGCTGCTCTATCTGCTGCTCATCGTGCTGGCGATCTATGCCGTCACCACCGACGGCTTCGTCCCGGCTCTTGTCTGGCTGTTCAGCCCCGACCTGTCGGCGATCACGACCGGCGTGGTGCTCAATGCCATGGGCCATGCCTTCTTTACCCTGGCGGTGGGCGCCTGTGCCCTGATGGCCTACGGCGCTTATATGCCTGACCACCAGAGCCTGCCGAAGGCGGTGGGGGCGGTGGCGGTGCTCGATGTGCTGGTGGCGCTGCTGGCCGGTATCGCGATCTTCTCGGTGGTCTTCGCCCAGGGGATCGACCCGGGCGAAGGGCCTGGGCTGATGTTCGTCACGCTGCCCATCGCCTTCGCCGAACTGCCATGGGGCTCGCTGTGGCTGGGACTGTTCTTCCTGTTGCTGCTGCTGGCCACTTGGACATCGTCGATCAACCTCGCCGAGCCGATGGTCGCCGGCCTGCAGGGGTGGGGAATGCGGCGCAGCCGAGCCACCGCGCTGGTGGCGCTCGGCGTGTGGTCGGTCGGGCTGCTCTCGGTGCTCTCGTTCTCGACCATGGCCGAGGTGCATTGGCTTGCTGGCATGAACTTCTTCGAGCTCGTCACCACGGTACCAAGCGAAATCTTTCTGCCGATCGGGGGGCTTTCGATCGCGATTTTCGCAGCCTGGGTGATGCCGCGCGAAGCGGCACTGAATGCGCTGGATGCCGGCCCCCGCAGCTTTCGGCTGTGGCGCGGCGTGCTACGCTACGTGTCGATTCCCTTGACGCTCATCGTCCTGGCGAGTGGGCTGATCTGA
- a CDS encoding gamma carbonic anhydrase family protein, translating into MTSETGMRRHQGITPRLGERVYIDPASVVLGDVALGDDCSVWPMAVVRGDMHRIRIGARTSVQDGCVLHITHASDFNPGGHPLTIGEDVTIGHKAILHGCTIGDRVLVGMGAIVMDGVVVEEEVIIAAGAVVTPGKRLARGHVYAGNPAKALRPLKESEREFFVYTAGNYVRLKDKYLSE; encoded by the coding sequence ATGACCAGCGAGACAGGGATGAGAAGGCATCAGGGCATCACGCCACGCCTCGGTGAGCGGGTCTATATCGACCCGGCAAGCGTGGTGCTGGGCGACGTGGCGCTGGGGGATGACTGCTCGGTATGGCCGATGGCGGTGGTGCGTGGCGACATGCACCGCATTCGCATCGGCGCGCGCACCAGCGTTCAGGATGGCTGCGTGCTGCACATCACCCACGCCAGCGACTTCAATCCGGGCGGTCATCCTCTGACCATAGGCGAAGACGTGACCATCGGCCACAAGGCGATCCTGCACGGCTGCACCATTGGTGATCGGGTGCTGGTGGGGATGGGGGCGATCGTCATGGATGGCGTGGTGGTCGAGGAGGAGGTGATCATTGCCGCTGGCGCCGTGGTCACGCCGGGCAAGCGGCTGGCGCGTGGCCATGTCTATGCCGGCAACCCGGCCAAGGCGCTGCGCCCGCTCAAGGAGAGCGAGCGCGAGTTCTTCGTCTACACTGCCGGCAATTACGTCAGGCTGAAGGACAAATACTTGAGCGAGTAG
- a CDS encoding metal-dependent hydrolase, whose product MANFTTHLSVASVGGAVAAYSGWQGGLWTLAEALPLVALVAFGGILPDIDADNSRAIRLIFNLLALLSVIAGAVLLQPHLSAGQLVVVCGGLYLAIRHLAGGIFARFTVHRGSWHSLLAALSCAVFTSALSYRMFTQGETLAWAHGLALGLGYVIHLSLDEMYSVDMLGARIKRSFGTALKLCDFRTPGHSVLMLLLMAGVSLWLPPLSSLLGLLSQGMSITQGPTGLFSGGAWLQGGGWR is encoded by the coding sequence ATGGCCAATTTCACTACCCACCTCAGCGTGGCCAGCGTCGGCGGCGCCGTGGCGGCCTATAGCGGCTGGCAGGGCGGCCTATGGACGCTGGCCGAAGCCTTGCCGCTGGTGGCGCTGGTCGCCTTCGGTGGCATCCTGCCCGATATCGATGCCGACAACTCGCGTGCCATCCGGCTCATCTTTAATCTGCTGGCCCTGCTGTCGGTCATCGCCGGGGCAGTACTGTTGCAGCCGCATCTCTCGGCTGGGCAGCTGGTGGTCGTCTGTGGGGGGCTCTATCTGGCGATCCGACATCTGGCGGGGGGAATCTTTGCGCGTTTCACCGTGCACCGCGGCAGCTGGCATTCGCTGCTCGCCGCGCTCTCCTGCGCGGTCTTCACCAGTGCCTTGAGCTACCGGATGTTCACTCAGGGCGAGACGCTGGCCTGGGCCCACGGGTTGGCGCTGGGGCTGGGCTATGTCATCCATCTGTCCCTCGACGAAATGTATAGCGTCGATATGCTTGGCGCGCGCATCAAGCGCTCCTTCGGCACGGCACTGAAGCTTTGCGATTTTCGCACGCCAGGGCATTCGGTGCTGATGTTGCTGCTGATGGCAGGCGTTTCGCTGTGGCTGCCGCCGCTATCCTCGTTGCTCGGGCTGCTCTCGCAGGGCATGAGCATCACCCAAGGGCCGACAGGGCTATTCTCGGGGGGCGCGTGGCTTCAGGGCGGCGGGTGGCGGTAA